From one Helicoverpa zea isolate HzStark_Cry1AcR chromosome 10, ilHelZeax1.1, whole genome shotgun sequence genomic stretch:
- the LOC124633808 gene encoding ras-related protein Rab-39B, whose protein sequence is MVDPIFDYQFRLILIGDSTVGKSSLLKYFTDGKFAELSDPTVGVDFFARIIEVQDGTRIKLQLWDTAGQERFRSITKSYYRNSVGALLVYDVCNRSSFEHIPLWMMEAKRHIEPHRPVFALVGCKVDLVGTDNKNGARREVTCEEARMFAEENGLHHVETSAKTGVNVEEAFVLVAQEVYNRIQTGEYKVEDGWDGIKTGFNRPNGMDFNLLEAETVQSTCC, encoded by the exons ATGGTTGATCCAATATTCGATTACCAATTTAGGCTTATCCTAATTGGTGATAGTACGGTGGGCAAGAGTTCTCTCCTGAAATATTTTACAGATGGGAAATTCGCtgag CTATCAGATCCTACGGTTGGTGTGGATTTCTTCGCGAGAATTATAGAGGTGCAAGATGGTACAAGAATTAAACTGCAGTTATGGGATACGGCTGGTCAAGAGAGGTTTAGATCTATTACAAAATCCTACTATAGGAATTCAGTTGGTGCGTTATTAGTATACGACGTGTGTAACAGATCAAGTTTTGAGCATATACCCCTGTGGATGATGGAGGCAAAGCGACACATAGAGCCTCACCGGCCAGTGTTTGCCTTGGTTGGCTGCAAAGTGGATCTGGTGGGCACAGACAATAAAAACGGAGCGAGAAGGGAGGTTACATGCGAAGAGGCGCGAATGTTCGCAGAAGAGAATG GTCTACATCATGTGGAAACATCAGCCAAAACAGGTGTGAACGTAGAAGAAGCATTTGTGCTAGTCGCTCAAGAAGTATACAACCGCATTCAGACCGGTGAATACAAAGTGGAAGACGGATGGGACGGAATCAAGACTGGCTTCAACCGCCCTAACGGTATGGACTTTAACCTTCTGGAAGCTGAAACAGTCCAGTCCACATGTTGCTAG
- the LOC124633649 gene encoding THAP domain-containing protein 1-like, producing the protein MNTSQSYKMKENATDHGDSKAKSTPIAMVAPELKQNADADTEITKTCAVLGCEDFKNLDAESFFRFPEDSSLRQIWTDLTGRNNWTPTDFSYICMQHFSIDCFKCDEDDQMVLVDKAVPSLKLPRHVLEVEYIDEETLDNEEDDDYMTTDEEEDKANNMSLDLNIPQSELDSIELLKLFSEVQRLQRQAVGLKDKLKYNMKVHNRQNRFLKRIKEIIEMKKKVLNQKRKKKCRILLSLQDKIKEDTTGLVLAMPMRQTEDMKNFALSIYKYSPQAYIYIRNTLRTMLPSTEILDSWITAGYQPRNVLANSNLIKVVAEQTETQLSCKVMIG; encoded by the exons ATGAATACAAGCCAGAGTTATAAAATGAAGGAGAATGCAACGGACCACGGCGACAGTAAAGCGAAATCCACACCAATTG CGATGGTGGCACCAGAACTGAAACAGAATGCGGACGCAGACACAGAGATAACTAAGACATGTGCAGTTCTGGGGTGTGAAGACTTCAAGAATTTAgatgctgaatccttttttag ATTCCCTGAAGACTCCAGCCTCAGACAGATATGGACGGACCTGACGGGCCGCAACAACTGGACGCCAACAGACTTCTCCTACATCTGCATGCAACACTTCTCTATTGACTGTTTCAAATGCGACGAGGATGACCAAATGGTCCTTGTGGATAAGGCAGTACCATCGCTCAAGTTACCTAGACATGTTTTAGAG GTTGAATACATTGATGAAGAAACTCTAGATAATGAAGAAGATGACGATTACATGACCACCGATGAAGAAGAGGACAAAGCCAACAATATGTCCTTAGACCTCAACATACCTCAGTCAGAACTAGATAGTATTGAACTGCTCAAACTGTTCTCCGAAGTGCAGAGACTACAGCGACAAGCCGTCGGACTAAAAGACAAACTCAAATACAATATGAAAGTACATAACAGACAAAATAGATTCCTAAAGagaataaaagaaattataGAGATGaagaaaaaggttttaaatCAGAAACGGAAGAAAAAATGCAGGATCCTTCTATCATTGcaggataaaataaaagagGATACGACAGGATTAGTCTTGGCTATGCCAATGCGGCAGACGGAAGACATGAAAAATTTCGCGCTTAGCATTTACAAGTATTCGCCGCAAGCATACATTTATATTAGGAACACGTTAAGGACAATGTTGCCAAGTACTGAAATTCTGGATTCTTGGATCACGGCGGGTTACCAGCCTAGAAATGTTTTAGCCAATAGCAACCTCATTAAAGTGGTAGCTGAACAAACAGAGACGCAACTGTCGTGTAAAGTTATGATAGGATAA